One genomic region from Bacteroidota bacterium encodes:
- the infB gene encoding translation initiation factor IF-2 has protein sequence MPTDSPTKKPVRLFKALREFNVSADTLVETLQESGFEMDAKLEQGDINAKLPPEMYDALKAVFAEDMDARARVSALRSRREAEEETAADEPIASGDSAPTDEVPEVEAVAEPEVAEPEPEAAEPEEAPEPEAEPVAEEPVAEAEPVIELEAAEEPVAEAEPVVEAESEPEAAEAGPVAEAAEPEPADAEPVAEATAEPDASAEDEDGEDEDTIRGDRYELSGTKVVGKIDLSGLESGRRRKRKRKTTEAVSDAAADDAGGRSKRGKRKKKGKVDKAEAASTVQETLQQLAQGSGRTRQKRRRARREERAEMREREMEELREQESQLRLLEFISTGELAGMMDVPVTDVIQTGFNLGMMVSINQRLDADAITLIADEYGFEVEFVTEVGLDDIEIDEDDPEDLEGRPPVVTIMGHVDHGKTSLLDYIREASVASGEAGGITQHIGAYTVETDDGRPLTFLDTPGHEAFTAMRARGAQVTDLVILVVAADDQVMPQTKEAINHSKAAGVPIVVAVNKMDREEANADRIMQQLAEENVLVEQYGGAVQAEFVSAKTGLGIPELLEKVLIESELMELQANPDRYAVGSVIESRLDKGRGIVATILVETGTMEVGDAFVAGTNSGRVRAMFNERDERVDQAGPSVPVQILGFSSAPDVGDRFIVMEDEREARDIAQKRQQIQREQNMRKRKHVSLDDLSRRMALGELSYLNLIIKGDVAGSVEAISDALLKISNDEVAVSIIHSGVGAITETDVMLAAASDAIIFGFQVRPMAGVRQTAEREEIDIRLYSVIYDAIEDVRDALEGLLQPEEKEKTLGMLEVRETFKIPRVGTVAGCYVLEGKVNRNDKVRLVREGVVVYEGVLSSLKRFKDDAREVTSGYECGLSIQNFNDIKVGDQIEAYEVFEEQRTLQI, from the coding sequence ATGCCGACTGACTCCCCCACAAAGAAGCCCGTTCGCCTGTTCAAGGCGCTCCGCGAGTTCAACGTGTCCGCCGACACGCTCGTGGAGACGCTGCAGGAGAGCGGCTTCGAGATGGATGCGAAGCTCGAGCAAGGCGACATCAACGCCAAGCTCCCGCCGGAGATGTACGACGCCCTCAAGGCCGTATTCGCTGAGGACATGGACGCCCGGGCCCGCGTCTCGGCGCTCCGCTCGCGCCGCGAGGCCGAGGAGGAGACGGCAGCCGACGAGCCCATCGCCTCCGGCGACTCCGCCCCGACCGACGAGGTGCCCGAGGTGGAAGCCGTCGCCGAGCCGGAAGTCGCCGAGCCCGAGCCGGAAGCAGCCGAGCCCGAAGAAGCACCGGAGCCCGAAGCGGAACCGGTCGCCGAAGAGCCTGTCGCCGAGGCCGAGCCGGTCATCGAGCTTGAGGCCGCTGAGGAACCCGTCGCCGAGGCCGAGCCGGTCGTCGAAGCCGAGTCTGAGCCGGAAGCGGCCGAGGCCGGGCCCGTCGCCGAGGCTGCGGAGCCCGAGCCGGCCGACGCCGAGCCGGTCGCCGAGGCCACGGCGGAGCCCGATGCGTCAGCCGAGGACGAAGACGGCGAAGACGAAGACACCATCCGGGGCGACCGCTACGAACTGAGCGGCACCAAAGTCGTCGGCAAGATCGACCTGTCGGGCCTCGAATCGGGCCGCCGCCGCAAGCGCAAGCGCAAGACGACGGAGGCCGTCAGCGACGCCGCCGCCGACGACGCCGGCGGCCGCAGCAAGCGCGGCAAGCGCAAGAAGAAGGGGAAGGTCGACAAGGCCGAGGCCGCCTCGACGGTGCAGGAGACGCTCCAGCAGCTCGCCCAGGGCTCCGGCCGCACCCGCCAGAAGCGCCGCCGCGCCCGCCGCGAGGAGCGCGCCGAGATGCGCGAGCGCGAGATGGAGGAGCTGCGCGAGCAGGAGAGCCAGCTCCGCCTCCTCGAGTTCATCTCGACCGGCGAGCTGGCCGGCATGATGGACGTCCCCGTCACCGACGTCATCCAGACCGGGTTCAACCTCGGCATGATGGTCTCCATCAACCAGCGCCTCGACGCCGACGCCATCACCCTCATCGCCGACGAGTACGGCTTCGAGGTCGAGTTCGTCACTGAGGTCGGGCTTGACGACATCGAGATCGACGAGGACGACCCCGAAGACCTCGAAGGCCGCCCGCCCGTCGTGACCATCATGGGCCACGTCGACCACGGCAAGACTTCGCTCCTGGACTACATCCGCGAGGCGAGCGTCGCCTCGGGCGAGGCCGGCGGCATCACGCAGCACATCGGGGCCTACACCGTCGAGACCGACGACGGCCGCCCGCTGACCTTCCTCGACACCCCGGGCCACGAGGCATTCACCGCGATGCGCGCGCGTGGTGCCCAGGTCACCGACCTCGTCATCCTCGTCGTCGCCGCCGACGACCAGGTGATGCCGCAGACGAAGGAGGCCATCAACCACTCGAAGGCCGCCGGCGTCCCGATCGTGGTCGCCGTCAACAAGATGGACCGCGAGGAGGCCAACGCCGACCGGATCATGCAGCAGCTCGCCGAGGAGAACGTCCTCGTCGAGCAGTACGGCGGCGCGGTCCAGGCGGAGTTCGTCTCGGCCAAGACCGGCCTGGGCATCCCCGAACTCCTCGAAAAGGTCCTCATCGAGTCGGAGCTGATGGAGCTCCAGGCCAACCCGGACCGCTACGCCGTCGGCTCGGTCATCGAGAGCCGGCTCGACAAGGGGCGCGGCATCGTCGCCACGATCCTCGTCGAGACCGGGACGATGGAGGTCGGCGACGCGTTCGTGGCCGGGACCAACTCGGGCCGCGTTCGGGCGATGTTCAACGAGCGCGACGAGCGGGTCGACCAGGCCGGGCCGTCGGTGCCGGTGCAGATCCTCGGCTTCTCCAGCGCGCCCGACGTGGGCGACCGCTTCATCGTGATGGAGGACGAGCGCGAGGCGCGCGACATCGCCCAGAAGCGCCAGCAGATCCAGCGCGAGCAGAACATGCGCAAGCGCAAGCACGTCTCGCTCGACGACCTCAGCCGCCGCATGGCTCTCGGCGAGCTGAGTTACCTCAACCTCATCATCAAGGGCGACGTGGCCGGCTCGGTCGAGGCCATCTCGGACGCCCTCCTCAAGATCTCGAACGACGAGGTCGCCGTCAGCATCATCCACTCCGGCGTCGGGGCGATCACCGAGACCGACGTGATGCTTGCCGCGGCCTCGGACGCCATCATCTTCGGCTTCCAGGTCCGCCCGATGGCCGGCGTCCGCCAGACCGCCGAGCGCGAGGAGATCGACATCCGCCTCTACTCGGTCATCTACGACGCCATCGAGGACGTGCGCGATGCGCTCGAAGGCCTCCTCCAGCCCGAGGAGAAAGAGAAGACGCTCGGGATGCTCGAGGTCCGCGAGACGTTCAAGATCCCACGCGTCGGGACCGTCGCCGGCTGCTACGTGCTCGAAGGCAAGGTCAACCGCAACGACAAGGTCCGGCTCGTCCGCGAGGGCGTCGTGGTCTATGAGGGCGTGCTCTCGTCGCTCAAGCGCTTCAAGGACGACGCCCGCGAGGTCACCAGCGGCTACGAGTGCGGCCTCTCGATCCAGAACTTCAACGACATCAAGGTCGGCGACCAGATCGAGGCGTACGAGGTCTTCGAAGAGCAGCGCACCCTTCAAATCTAG